A genomic segment from Drosophila willistoni isolate 14030-0811.24 chromosome 2L unlocalized genomic scaffold, UCI_dwil_1.1 Seg168, whole genome shotgun sequence encodes:
- the LOC6640963 gene encoding cytochrome P450 6a2: MALLLGYVTLVLIAALAALFYYFLVSTYSYWQRRGVVHDKPVWLKGNLPTIGKTTTVREPFREFYAKYKGKAPFGGFYFALREAAVLLDLELVKLVMIKDFNNFAYRGNFYNERDDPISAHLFNLDGPGWREMRMKLTPTFTSLKMHQMLPTVVEIGQRFIKVVEKQLPTQGRAYPVEMKDLLARFTTDVIGSCAFGLDCNSLDDPQVEFRRMGSKVFTDRRHGRLAFAFIQGFPKLAKMMRMKVARDDVSDFYMRVVKDTLDYRDKHHVQRNDFFNLLMELRKEENGGLTFNQLAAQAFVFFLAGFETSSSTMGFALYLLALHPEIQDKAREEVNEVFAKHKEFNYEAMKELKYLQQILYETMRKFSIAPILVRKAINDYPVPNSSYVIEAGTAVVIPVDAIHHDPEIYPEPEKFDPERFSPEAIEQRSSVAWLPFGAGPRNCIGLRFGEMQSIVGLGMLLKNFKFSAAKETDIPIKINKTSFVLSSEGGIILNVEKV, encoded by the exons ATGGCTCTTCTGTTGGGCTATGTCACGCTTGTTCTAATCGCAGCTCTCGCGGCACTTTTCTACTACTTTTTGGTCAGCACTTATAGCTATTGGCAGCGACGCGGTGTGGTGCACGATAAACCGGTCTGGCTGAAGGGGAATCTGCCTACTATAGGCAAAACCACAACGGTGCGAGAGCCGTTTCGTGAGTTCTATGCCAAGTATAAGGGTAAGGCCCCATTTGGTGGCTTTTATTTTGCATTGAGAGAGGCAGCAGTGCTTTTGGATTTGGAACTTGTGAAATTGGTGATGATCAAGGATTTCAATAATTTTGCATATCGTGGAAATTTCTATAATGAACGTGATGATCCAATTTCGGCGCATTTATTCAATTTGGATGGTCCCGGTTGGCGTGAGATGCGTATGAAACTAACGCCCACATTTACCTCACTGAAAATGCATCAAATGTTGCCCACTGTGGTGGAAATTGGTCAACGATTCATTAAGGTGGTGGAGAAACAATTGCCTACTCAAGGTCGGGCTTATCCGGTGGAGATGAAGGATTTGTTGGCACGCTTTACGACCGATGTCATTGGCAGTTGTGCCTTTGGCTTGGATTGCAATAGCCTTGATGATCCCCAGGTTGAATTCCGTCGTATGGGTAGCAAAGTATTCACAGATCGTCGACATGGTCGTCTGGCCTTTGCTTTCATTCAAGGCTTTCCAAAGCTAGCGAAAATGATGCGCATGAAAGTGGCCCGTGATGATGTCAGTGACTTTTATATGCGAGTAGTTAAAGATACTTTGGATTATCGTGATAAGCATCATGTGCAACGTAAtgattttttcaatttactCATGGAATTGCGTAAAGAAGAGAATGGCGGTTTGACTTTCAATCAGTTGGCAGCACAGgcatttgttttcttcttggCTGGCTTTGAGACCAGTTCAAGTACCATGGGTTTTGCCCTCTATCTACTGGCCTTGCATCCTGAAATTCAAGACAAGGCTAGGGAAGAAGTCAATGAGGTTTTCGCTAAACACAAGGAGTTTAATTATGAGGCCATGAAAGAGTTGAAATATCTTCAACAAATACTTTATG aaACTATGCGTAAATTCTCCATAGCTCCCATTTTGGTACGCAAGGCCATCAATGATTATCCTGTGCCCAACTCTTCGTATGTCATAGAGGCTGGCACTGCTGTGGTCATACCCGTTGATGCCATACATCATGATCCTGAAATCTATCCTGAACCAGAGAAATTTGATCCTGAACGTTTCAGTCCTGAGGCCATTGAGCAACGCTCTTCGGTAGCTTGGTTACCTTTTGGTGCTGGACCACGTAATTGCATTGGCTTGCGTTTCGGGGAAATGCAATCTATAGTCGGTCTTGGCATGTTGTTAAAGAACTTTAAATTCTCGGCAGCCAAGGAAACAGATATTcccattaaaattaataagaCTAGCTTTGTTTTATCCAGCGAAGGCGGCATCATATTGAATGTTGAAAAGGTTTAG